The region CCATATTACACatactctctttctctctctctcttatattATAATACAGTAAATCCAAGATCTTCCTACTTTTCAGGTGTTTTCCTCTATGCAGTCATATGACCTTGGTTGCTCATACAGTGGAGGATCTGACCCTGCATCTGTACTAACAGAAGCTGGCCTGTCTTTTGTATCTCAGTCCCAGTCAGGGGAGAAAAAGAgtatggaaaaaacaaaacttttcttCCTTTGAATCctttaaaattttaaataagTACAGGGTAAATATAGATTATTCATcaagtttaaatgtgttatacagtatattatacctgtctagatgtaataaatatggTTTCAAGTTTACAAACATTAAATTAACAAACTCACTTTAATGTATACCAGGTTTTAGATAATGGCACATAAGCTATTGCAGTGTGAGTACTGAAAGGACATGTTTGTAAACAGTTTGTTCACCCATTAGTTCCAAaactaaatcaaatcaaaagtaGATACTACCACAGGAGGTAGGAGAGACAACTGAGAAGAAGTAAAAATCAGATATTATAATGTAGCTGTAGCCACTATGGCAGAAATGACCTTTTCAGCAAATGGTTGTTTTCATAATACCAACAACCATCCAAACTCAAGCAGCTATCCACTTACTTATCCCACACTGAGCTTCAATGCTGTTAAACTTCTTTTCCAGGTTTTGGCTGTGATTCACAAGCTGCACGTCAAAGACGCGATGTGGACCTTCAACAGGAAATGATGACCTTAAGTAAGACAACATTCTGGTATAACGACTCCGGTCTGAGCTAATGTGAGATATTTCTGGTAAGAATATGCTATATAAAAggtgtcttttctttttcttttaatgtcaCTTTCAGAATCAAACTTTTCCGATGAAAAGTTGCAAGAATGTTGTGTTCGCGGGTTTTCTCTCATCCCTATGAGCCGAACATGTGAGGAAAGAGTGAGGAGAGTCTCTCTGGTGGGAAGAAATCCTGTTTGTGCAGACGCTTTTTTAAAGTGCTGCCTTGAAGGAGAGCGTCTGAGACAAAAAAAGATGCAAGAGGACGCCGGGAAAGGACTTGGCAGAAGTGAGATGAAATTGTCATGCGAACATTAAATGCATTACACAACTTCTTAGATAGCATTTAATAACTGTGGCATGATTATCACAGTGTTATTACAAACCTTTCATTATCTCATTTTTAGCTTCAAGCACAGCTGAAATTGAACAGTTCTTCTGGGACACTGCTAATCAGTACATTCGACGATATTTCCCCCCAAGCTTTGCATTCACAGAGTTTGATGTAAATGGGAAACGAAGGTAAGTGGTGGACAGATGATATTatgtaatattttcttttccagTGAAATGCCGTGACTGTTAAAACCTTTGCTACTCCATAGTTTTGTTTATATACTTTGCATTTGTTACTGTTTTTAGCTTCTAATATTGTCAATTTGAGAACTACTGCTGATTTAGTGTAAGCGAATCTGGTTAAATGCATTACCTTAAGtcaatggttcccaacctgCGGTCCCTAGCCCCACTAGGGGTCGGCAAAGCTTCACTGGggggggtgtaagacaacttttttaaaatatatacagttggTCTATCTCAGTATTttgttcatttctgtgaagaaaaccaaatgacatattttttttaaagtttggattattatttaacatataaacaggataaggacacattgaagacctgaacacaagctatattcacagagtcttccctctctgctaaacagcctcgtcctacATTAGAAAAGTACACAGATAAAACTACTAAAGAGCTAAtggaacaatggccaagcgtcagggaaAACTGACTTTGTCAAAAACGAAGCCATATTAAGTATGCATGATTGTCAAAATCATCAAAATCAAAATTCAAACTCATCATCTAAATAGCTCGTtttacaaaaacctcctgcagTTACTGCGTTCACAAATTGGGTTaatcagtttatcagttgttctgtactgttattgttatgcattgaatataatatgaaatatccaagAAGTATGTCACTTAGTTAGGGgttgtcagtttactcaatgatagaaaaggggtcccttccGTAAAAAGATTGGGAACCACAGCCTTAGGTCTACAGTACAAACTACAAGTAGACAAAGGATTTGTCGGATGCATTTTACAACCAGTTAATTCCTTTTATCGTAATTGAAACCCCCTAGGTATCCTTTGACTCTACCTGATTCCATCACCACATGGGAGATTCAGGTCGTCACTTTATCTGCAACCACTGGTAGTAACAGCTTCCTACTTCACAAATACATCTTGGATAATTTTGAGGAGTTTCTCATTAATAACTGCAATTCACTTCCTCTATGTTCCATTCAGGTTTGTGTGTAGTTAAGCCGTCTGAAGTCAGAGCATTTAAGAGGGCATTTGTTTCTCTGAGACTGCCTTACTCAGTGAAGAAATATGAACAACTATCCATTTCGCCTGTTATCTACAACTATGGCAATGACAGACTAGAGGTAGATATAACCTAATGCTGACATTAAGTGGCACATCACCTACTGCACAAATTGAAATTCAATTCttaatgttatttttctgtgtgGACACCTGCTTCTTTACAGTTGGCAGTTCATATGGAACAAAATGAAGGACTTTGCTCCCCCGGCTCAGCCACCACTATAGcttttgtaaacattactgtggAGCCAGAGTCTTCCCAGTTTGTCTCCTTCTCTGCTGTCCCCATGGTAACCGGCTCTATACCCATCAAAATACGTCTTTATGACATGGAGAATGAGATGGGAATAGATGCAATTGAAAAGACTTTGAATGTGTTGGTGAGTGACAAAGACATTATTTGATCTCAATTTTATAATAGCGGCCtacctgacaaaataaatatggaaaCATGTAAGACGTATTTGAAGTCGTATCGGATCTGAGCCTCGGTAAAAATTACTTGCCTTTCTTGACCCTCCATATGTGCCATATCAGCATGTCATAACTCTTGAACACTTTAATTGTATGCTTATACTAATGGTCTGTCAGTTTTTACaaattgataaaagtattattaaTAGTTATTAATGTTAATCTCGGAGCTTGTGTGTTAAAGACTTTGTGCCTTCACTTATTAGGAGTATGCATTCAAATATTAACTAATGAGCATATCTGTGTACTAGTAATGTTAACTTAAATCAAGGGACACAGTAATCAGCTCTCTATTTTGTTGTAGACCGAAGGAGTAGAAAAGAGAGTAGAGGAAACCCAAGTGCTGAAATTAGATGGTGAGTTGTTTCAGTATTTCTTGAAGGTGCTCAATACGAAATTCAgatcatttctattgcctccacacgggtctcaacatggcgacggctgagccggcggcttgcagttaacagtgctaacagtgcaaacaacggcagcAGTGCTTACAGAGTTAACAATGtttacctgggggggaaccggcGGGTGGGCGCTACACTTCCGCGACGAccttatcagctgtaactgccgtatgggcacagtgcagagcggtggccgtgagctagccagtggggcacgatCACATGCACTaatatgcactaaaaggcagCACAGAGAAAgtctgattacaacacaaacagagggagagcaaattcattctctgctcaggtagacattactcctctatatctttacatagcaaatagttgtttgatgctgtattaatgctctggatattgtatagagcacctttaatgatACTTGCTTGGCagtcattatttttattcttcaatatattttacatttactttaatCAATTTCATTCTCTCTATCTTGACAGGGAGGAGCGCGCAGACTATCAAAATTAACGGCCTTTTACCAGATGGCAGAGTCCCCGACTCCAGCTCCAATATTTTCATTTCAGTGGAAGGTATTTGCTGTTAGACAAAGACATACAATTCACAGCCCTTTGTAAATGACAGTGTCTTAACCCTCTAAATGTTCTCATCTGACAGGGGATGGATTTGGCAGTTCACATGCGAAGAACCTTCTTTCTCCTGAGAAGGTTGCTAAACTGATCGTATTGCCTACAGGATGTTTAGAACAGACTATGGTAGGACTGGCCCCTACAGCGGCAGCCCTCCGCTACCTTGACCTGAGTGAGCAATGGTTTGACCTGCCTGCTGGTACCAGAGATGATACCCTTGATAAAATTGAGACAGGTAGGTAGCAGTTAATTGAGTAGTGTCTTGCACACAAATTTAGAGTGAACAAGTAAAACATTTGAGCCATTCTTAAATTCTGACCTCATTATGAGTTTATATTGATTGCCTGTTAGCGGAGTCTAAAGATGGAGACCTATCTGTTGCACACAACAAGGTGTCTTGCCCCATTGGAAGAATtctaattgaattgaattctgATGTTTTGGGTGTCCCCCTGACCTTTCCACTAGCACCACCATCAGGACAAAAAATCCCACTTGTACGaaagaaatatcaaaataagATAGAGATCTTAATTCCTTGTTTGCATACACAAgatgaatataatatgatataatactGAAATATGCTGTTTATCTTGTGCAAACAAGAGCATAACTTATGTGCATTTGAGAATAAAAGTGATGTTAATATAAGTACATACCAAAAAAGGaccaaagaaaattaaaaaacaagtaTTTCGACAAAGGTAGAAATAGCAGATAAACTAAACTGTTAAAAGCGGAGAATATGACATGGAAGTATCATGAGAACAAAAATTGTTCTTGAAATGAGCTTTACAACACTCCACACAGTTCGCTGACCTTACCCGCAGGGGAAGACTATTCCATAATCTGAGAGCCAGGACAGGAAACGTTTATCACCATGCGAGTCTGTAACTTTGGATGGGGCTGATGGGATGACCATAGATGCCTCATGGTCCAATGTTGtgtccagacttttttttactggtgCACACGCGCAGACATGAACGCACGCATGCAAAAGCTATTAAATGCCTTTTACAACACAGCCCAAGATACATTGGGCGCATTGCATCCTCTCAGGTTTGAATTGCACCCATAAACGAAAGTAGACTGGGCAGATAATCAACCATAGTTTAGGATAATGGGATGGCTCCTGGGGTAGCAAATCAGATTTCAGTGGTGGTTAGTGCCAAATTTTACATTAGCAGCGCATTAGCTCCAGATAGATAATGTAGTGGCTAGCTTGGTTAGCAGTAAGCGGTTTATAGAAAAACTAAAGCCTactaaatcacaaatgaataaatgtaaagaaaaagagTACAGATAATGCTCCAATGAGGGCATTTGAGGAGTAGATGAAAGATGCCTTTCAATATGTGATGGGTCACAGATATGACAAAATGGTGTCTGCAACAGCTAGGGAACAGTGCCAGTAGCGGTTGCTACTAGCAACAGAACACCCAAATGAAACCAAGGATTTgtccgaaatcacatactatgcattcaacatacttttgtgtgaataaacagtagtatgtatctttttggacgcacatggcagtaatttacgtcatcacttcctgagaacctccctaaccatggtaacccgtatCAACcccatgtgaccaaaacgatggtttgtgagaatcaaagtctgaattacaTTAAGATGTATATTATaactagcaaagtgaaatcttacacttagagttaaattgaagcgttattgatgttacagagctgtccgtcaatgtCCGTTATgaaccgcattgcattgtgagatatttatgccgccgtagtgtccagtattacatactgtaatatttcaccggaaatagtttGCAATCTGTGAActgttggtttcatactaaggtttcggacatactaaaatatctcacatactgttttagcgtactaaatagcacgttagtatggaattttggatgcAACCCAACTGCTGGTTGCAGATTAACAGTGTTTCAGCTTCTAGGTTTAAACAAGTATTGTGGGATCTTATGAACGTTGCAGCCTCTACAGGTCACTAGCAACGCTAGTatagatatttttgtttttaacaaagtcaaaactttattttttcaggttTTATAAGGGTTTTATCAAAAAAGAGATCTGATGGATCTtatggagtctggtggttgATGCCATCTAGTCATTGGTGAGTATACATTTTATGCTGCCTTAATGATTTTTGATGCAAGATAGTTACTTTCAATATCTCACATACTAAATCAACATTCCTCGTTTCTAATATCTCAAATTGTAAATTAGATTTTTCTATCCActctcctcccttgtttttctttctcttgtccTCAGGGTGACTGCCCTTGTAGTGAAAGTGCTATCGTTGGTGGCGCAGCGTCAGATAGTGGCTTTTGGACAACAGGGCAGGATGGCTAGGGTTGTACCAGAAGAAGAGATCAGGCACTCAGTCAGTTACTTGCTCTCAGCACAGAAGACTGATGGGTCATTTGGTGACCCATACCCAGTGCTACACATAGGACTTCTGGTAACCTATATTGCATACATGTTAAAAACAGGCATATAGATATATTAGAACAATATAAGATGTGGCAATAGCGGTGATTTGAATGCAatgttgtctctgtgtgttcaaTGTAGAAAGGCAAAGACAAAGAAGCATCCATGACAGCTTTCATAAATCTCGCACTGTACCGGTCCCTTCAATTCCTAAACACCGAATTGAGAAACAATACAGTGagtttccagtgaaatatctcgaCATCTACAAGAGGGATTGGCACAAATTTTGTACTGACATTAATTGGTCCCAGGCTATGTATCCAAATGATTTTGGATACCTGACTTTAGCCACCATGAAGttaacatttgtggttttgaatggtctattattaaaatgtattactactaatacttcTGTTTATgaacaaatacctgcaaaactaacgaCATTCCCATCCTTCTCAGTTGTACTTAGTGTTTTgagctaattagcaaatgttagcatgctaacaagctaaaaataagaTGGTGATAATGGTAAACACTATACCTGCTAAACTTCTGCATGTTAGCACTGTGAGCATGCGAGCATATTAACATTTAGTGCATAACATAAGGACAGCCTAACTgagctgctagcgtggctgtCAACTCTTTTAATACAATGCATAATTTGCAAAGAAGATCAGgtgcaaaacaaatattgacTGCCTTCATGCCACTTTCTACCAGGAAGCAAGCATTTCAAGATCAACATCATATCTCCTGTCACACGTTGAGGAGCTTCAGCATCCCTACGCTGTTGCCATTACAGCCTACTGCCTTGCAGTTTGCCTGTCACAGGAACCCGATCGTTCATCTGCCTGGACAAAACTTCTATCACTGGCTACTGAAGGCACGTCCAATCAAAGCAAATAGATGTGGGCGATATGgataaaatatgtaatatgtatagatatatacagtatatcatgaaATGGTCAATATCTGTCAATTGCATATAATCAATTGAGAAACTGACTATGGATGAAATAACTTAATGAAGGTCTCTTTTTAACAAATCCAGCGACTTAGGTAGGTATTTCATTACATTAACGCAAAATTCAATGTTGCCATGAAGCAGTCCTTCTAATAGATCTACAGCAATGCCTGATAAACCCAGATATATTAAAGTGAAAACAGTATGAGGCAGAACCATTGTCAGTTGACCAGTTCATATTATCTCATATTATCTCATATTTTCCTATCACCCAAGCCTGAGAGCAACCACACTTGTTTTGGTCAAAATGTTAAATTCAACAAAAGGGTGTATTGCAATATGCTATTGTTTgaaattgttttaatgtttaatgttcatTTCTAATTATCAGGGAAGAATGGCTGTTATCTGTGGACAGCCGATGCCAGCCCAAAGAATCAGGAGAGGGCCATCACAATAGAGACTACAGCCTATGCCCTCCTAGCTGCAGTTGAACTTGGGCATAccgaagtggcagacaaaacagCCTGCTGGTTAACCACCCAAGAAACCTATTCTGGAGGCTACATATCATCACAGGTGATTGGGATGCTACATTGGGAATTGTTTGAATCCCTGTCTTTGGACATAGTCCCTGTATCCCTGTGGTCCcaaatcatacagtatattccagATTAACTGTCAGAGCAGACATATCAAACATATTACTAATATTTTATTACCATGCCCAGGATACCATCATGGCATTGGAAGCTCTCGCAGAGTATGAGCTAAAGAGGTTCGTCAGTCCCGAAGTAAATCTAATAGCAGAGTTCACAGTCCAAGGAAAGAGAGACATTGTGAAGCTTGCATTGGAAAATAAGAAGCAGAAAGTGGAAACTGACCTTAAGGTATCATACAGCATTATCAACTTTACActtaaatacacacataattatttaatttcattcataGATTATGTTTCTTGTGTCTTTTGTCCTAGAAATTTTCAGGGAACAACATTGTTGTGAAATTGACAGGAAAAGGCAATACTAAGCTAAAAGTAAGTTTGAATTATTGTTTGTATATATGCTGAAAGGAGATCCATAATTTACACTAAATCACCAATCTCTTTGGCAGATTGTAAAGGCCTACCATCTTCTGGACCCCAAGCAAGATTGTGACGAAGTGTCTATCAGCGTCTCAGTAAAGGGGAAAGTGAAGTACACTGGTGAGCTTTTGTTACTGATAACAAGTCACAACCACATGTATTGCTGATAAAAGCTACAGTTACATAAACCTCTGTCTCCCTAGCTAAGGTAGTAGAAAATTACGAATACTATGATGACTACGATAACAACGAGGAGAAGGAGGTGCGAGTGAAACGATCAGCGATTGAGTGGTTTGATGCTCGCACCCGAAACAGGAGAAATGTTGATAACAACTTAAATTTAGAGGAGGCGGTCACCTACACAATCTGTGTCAGGTTAGTTGAATGAGACTTGTATCACATTTGCTCTTTATAAGTATTCATGAGATAATGAGCTCCTGATCAGTGTCTTTCTTATCCTGGATTTGTCATTACGTTCCTTTGTGTAGTCACAGCGTGAACAGAAATCTCACAGGAATGGGCATTGCTGACATCACACTTCTGAGTGGATTTGAGGCTGTAACTCAGAGCCTGGACAAGGTTAGTAGCTCTCTCTACCCCCTTTTCATCATTGTCATCTTCAGCACAATGTAGGAGAAGCTATTTGGGGCACCTCAGGTCATGTCCTATTCACTTCTCAATAGACAAGCTGAGGTGATTGACAGTGATAAGTGGAGCTTGGATGGACATAAAAGTCTCCGGGTCGAATCAGTGCAACTGTGTCGAAAGTGAATAGAAATTGAGTAGAAAGTAGAAAGTgtgtatataaaatatgaaaagttAACTACGACTTGTTACCTGGCAatcagcagagactccaggaagttacttgACCTGACCAAGAAACAGTCCGACACATAACTTCCTGTACAATGGAGATCtgctatttttacactttgtttctatattatgttttcgggttgtcagTCCGTCTGGACAGTTCTTGTGAGCAAGATATCTCAGAAACGCCTGGatggaatttcttcaaatttgacacaatcgtccacttggactcaatcATTACCTGATTCGTTTTTGGTGCTCAAAGGTCAAAtatcaaggtcactgtgacctcacgtccatcccattcttgtgatatctcgggaacgccttgagcaaatttcttaaaatttggcacaaacatccacttggactcaaagatgaactgattagaatttggtggtctaaggtcactgtgaccttacatccgtcacattctcatgaaagatatatctcaggaacgcctggagggaattgtattacatctggcacaaatgtccactaggactcaaggatgaactgattagaatttggtggtcagaggtcactgtgccctcacaaaacatgtttttgcccataactcaagaatgcatatgttaattatgacaatttcacacaaatgtctaataggataaaatgatgaagtgatgaaattttggacatacatggatgtaaactgcaacttggcccgttggtggaggcatacaaccatgaGGCGGCAATTCTAGTTTGTTGGGATTAAATATAGAgattttgttacatttggacagagccaggctagtggtttctccctgtttccagtGTTTATTCTATGCTAAGTTAGCTGGCCATCATATTTAACCTACAAACCTGAGAGTGCTATCATTTCAGAGTGGAcatcataaaaagaaaaatttgaAATGGAAATATAGTATCAAAAAGTGAAATTCTTGTCTTCTCATAGCTAACAGAGCCACCTGAACAATACATTTCCCATTATGAGGTCTCCTATGGAAGAGTGGTGCTCTACTTCAACGAGGTAAGGCTGAGATCTATTTACATTCTCAAACATTTTACATGTCCAGTACTAAAATATTTCTTCTCTCACTCTAGCTCTTTGAATCAGAGGAATGTATTAGCTTTGATGCTATACAGAGGGTACCAATTGGCCTTCTACAACCTGCTCCAGCTGTGTTCTATGATTATTATGAACCAAGTAAGCTTTTTATTTGATATTATCTGCATTTTTTGTCAGGATAGAGGGGACACCTTTGTTTAATTCACTAGGAATTATTAACTATTTGTGCTTTCCTTTCAGACATAAAGTGTACTGTGTTCTACTCCGCCCCCCAAAGAAGCAAGATGGTCTCCAGACTGTGCTCGGGGGATGTGTGCCAGTGTGCAGAAAGTAAGCCATTAGTCTCAGACCCATACTGACAAACACCCGTGACTAAATGTAGTTTTACGCTTCAAGTTTGTGTAAATAATTCAAATTGCATTATGCTCATCTTTTCTTTAGGATCCtgtcataaaatacaaaatacgtTCCAATCAGCAAGAGGTCAAAGAATCACAAAGGATGTCCGTTTACAACATGCTTGCTTTTCCCCTACAGTAGATTATGGTCAGTACTGCACACAAGACATTATGGTGTAAAGTATCCAATAATAACTTGACTATAAAAATCTCAAATCCACActttcatattgttttatttcagcATACATTGCTGAAGTCATCAATGTTTCTATGAAGAGTAACTTTGAGCTGTACgaaatgaatgtaaacaagGTACTCAGATCATGTAAGTAAACTGTAACCACAAGCCTTTGCAGATGCTGTAACACTgacctttaaatgtttatgCTTGGAAGACCTATCATAATTATAACGACAATCATCTGTCTACCAGTTGGAGATATCCTTGTGAATGAGAATTCTGCTCGAGTGTTTGCCAAGAGGCTTCAGTGTAAAGGACAGCTAGACGTGGGAAAACAGTATCTCATCATGGGCAAAGACGGCTCCACAACCGACTCAAACGGACAGTAAGTATAGCTGATAATATTAATGGAAGCATCATTTTACAGTGATTGATTCTCAttgttttccctctctccctctttttgtAGGATGCAGTATCTGTTGGAGTCAAACACCTGGGTTGAAAGAAAGCCATTGGAGGAAGAATGTAAAAAATCTGCACACAGAGCTGCCTGCACAGGGTTTAATGCATTTACAGATGAGTACAAGATAGATGGCTGCAGACAGTGAAACAGACAAATCTGTTTCATTTaactttcattttctgtttagtGCAACTCAGTTAAAGTAGTTTTGCATGCGATGCACAGTCATCATGgctgttttttactgtttataaTCAGTCACGAAAGCATACTGTAGTATAGGAACATCCATATATACTACTGAGACATTATAGACctctgcagggatgacgtatatTTGTAGGCCAagcaggaagttagcatcgccatggttccctcaacaaaaagccaatgggatttttccattgggttttggattattgcagaaaacaaactctgtggcaaacaaacatttatgatacttacacattttgtacagcaaaataatcttcacaaatgaaaaccacttttatgatttttgaagtgtgaatgcaatcgccaggaGTAAAAAGCGAACGTTAGGCTAtgaacgaactacaccacggctcatttagccacttgttagcaaccgccttttttaaagacacgtaaaaccaaaccaaaaaccCATTCCAAAAATCCATTaactttgagacgagggaactggaattgcaaaaatgctaactaatttcaagattttaagactcattcctgcagcactctgttgCTTGCCAGACAGTAGGTGGATGACTGATTCAGTCCTACTCCACCACAATATCATTTTAAAGTGTACTACTTAACAATGTAACCACTAATCATGTCTTTATGTCCAATACAGCTACCAgtgttgaaataaaaaaaaactcttaatgTTTGCAAATGCCTTTGTATGTGTACAATTGGTTGGGGCATTGACTAGATGTATGTTGAGATAATTATTTGAAATGGAACATAGcaactgaaaaaacaaacatttgctcTTTTATGTCTTTCCACTTAGTGTGATTCAGTTTGGCGTACTGGTTTGATTTAGCTTTTCTgctgaatatatttatttttttacgtcttttttttccttttcctggcAGTAAAAGCTCTGAGAGGGGTCTCTGTACTCAATGCAACCCCCCTCAAAGTTACCCCCCTGCTTACTTAACATCTGCAAGGTAAGGAAGAAGGGAGAGGGGGAGTGGGAGTGGTTTGGGCACAGTGAATCCACAAGTGGCATAACAGTCTGCACATAAGACTGGCTCGCGGTGGAGTTACAAAGTGATGGATCAATCATCATCTTATAAGAATAATAGCTAACTAAATAGCTAAGAATAATAGCTAACAGTCCACTTCTCAAATGTGCTCCACTTAGAAACATGCTGCAGAAGTTACTCAGTGCAATTATATAATACATGTTGAGTTGTGGGTGATGCAGAGAGAGGTAATGGGAGAAAAGGGGGCAGTGGGAGGGAGCAGTGCAGCAGGAGTAGGAGGGAGGCATGGGTGGAGATGGAGGAACAAGCAAGGGCTTATGTGCTTATATTATTCTAATCTCTGAGGCCAGGTCCAATGTAAGCAACACGGGAGTACTGACCATTACTTCAATCACTGCCAGATCAATGCCTGCACTGTTTCAGCCTCTGCCATTAGACATTTCATTAAACTTGAATCAATAAAGGGTAAATAAATACGCAGACTTCAGCATCACACATTTTCATCTTGGGATTACTTTAGTGCACCGTCAGTAGCCAACAGCAACAGCACATTTGAAAAAGTGGTCTTCTTTTTAACTGTAGCCATCTCAAGGTAATCAATGGCTTGACATGCAGTGTAGACGTGTGTTTATGATTGGAGTCACAATCAATCAAAAGTAGTCACAGTGGTAGATTAGTTATTGCTCAGGCTATTgcaacacaataaaatacaaatattctcTCAACAAAGACAGATTGACAGTGTATTTTGTTACATCTGTGGATTGCCACAAGCGATTTaccataaa is a window of Sebastes umbrosus isolate fSebUmb1 chromosome 11, fSebUmb1.pri, whole genome shotgun sequence DNA encoding:
- the c4b gene encoding complement C4-B, with translation MECHVFSILFLILTVESECSPSDRFFISAPRVFHVGVNEKVFVQMGNPHLNNPDFNNPVTLHLESEIKGILVSEKKTTWCTVDEKIKTVELKIDMNLASEVRPSRGPWYLMLVAESPSFSGRKMTRVLVSKHRGYIFLQTDQPIYNPTQKVRYRIFTLDHTFRPHEEVFQIAVFNAAGNRVMKSIKTAKGGILQGTFYIPDVSKMGTWKITAHYEDDEANAASREFKVQKFVLPSFEVNIAVEQSYILLNAEQFHFTILARYSHGEKVNGAYHCQFGVVEKDTHGQKMKPTFIRGLELTGSVQDGTAAASLQIADLNVRLQKQNKTLSELQQSGAQLNLRVFVTNIQSGEMQETDIYLPIISHKYTMDLSRTRSYFLPRFPLDVVVVVRLPDGSPAAGVPVKIDVPTSSEGSWQGPTDQEGAVFPVFNIPTDAQITVEVSADGLQQRKVIQRASSPSNSYLYLSFNNKVYSVGELLSVNYNTINGPNLGFIYYMVLSRGILIKKGSLAFGTSVKDNLRITSDMVPSFRLIGYYYNQGGDIIADSVWVDVRDECEIKVKVEQIGPSKPGKRFELEFDLHGQNARVALLAVDKAIYALNANNKLTAKQVFSSMQSYDLGCSYSGGSDPASVLTEAGLSFVSQSQSGEKKSFGCDSQAARQRRDVDLQQEMMTLKSNFSDEKLQECCVRGFSLIPMSRTCEERVRRVSLVGRNPVCADAFLKCCLEGERLRQKKMQEDAGKGLGRTSSTAEIEQFFWDTANQYIRRYFPPSFAFTEFDVNGKRRYPLTLPDSITTWEIQVVTLSATTGLCVVKPSEVRAFKRAFVSLRLPYSVKKYEQLSISPVIYNYGNDRLELAVHMEQNEGLCSPGSATTIAFVNITVEPESSQFVSFSAVPMVTGSIPIKIRLYDMENEMGIDAIEKTLNVLTEGVEKRVEETQVLKLDGRSAQTIKINGLLPDGRVPDSSSNIFISVEGDGFGSSHAKNLLSPEKVAKLIVLPTGCLEQTMVGLAPTAAALRYLDLSEQWFDLPAGTRDDTLDKIETGFIRVLSKKRSDGSYGVWWLMPSSHWVTALVVKVLSLVAQRQIVAFGQQGRMARVVPEEEIRHSVSYLLSAQKTDGSFGDPYPVLHIGLLKGKDKEASMTAFINLALYRSLQFLNTELRNNTEASISRSTSYLLSHVEELQHPYAVAITAYCLAVCLSQEPDRSSAWTKLLSLATEGKNGCYLWTADASPKNQERAITIETTAYALLAAVELGHTEVADKTACWLTTQETYSGGYISSQDTIMALEALAEYELKRFVSPEVNLIAEFTVQGKRDIVKLALENKKQKVETDLKKFSGNNIVVKLTGKGNTKLKIVKAYHLLDPKQDCDEVSISVSVKGKVKYTAKVVENYEYYDDYDNNEEKEVRVKRSAIEWFDARTRNRRNVDNNLNLEEAVTYTICVSHSVNRNLTGMGIADITLLSGFEAVTQSLDKLTEPPEQYISHYEVSYGRVVLYFNELFESEECISFDAIQRVPIGLLQPAPAVFYDYYEPNIKCTVFYSAPQRSKMVSRLCSGDVCQCAERSCHKIQNTFQSARGQRITKDVRLQHACFSPTVDYAYIAEVINVSMKSNFELYEMNVNKVLRSFGDILVNENSARVFAKRLQCKGQLDVGKQYLIMGKDGSTTDSNGQMQYLLESNTWVERKPLEEECKKSAHRAACTGFNAFTDEYKIDGCRQ